The genome window actgaaaaaaaaaacaataagctATAGTCTCGATTTATCTATACCGATGTTGAATGGGGGAGGGGTAAGACTTAACCGAGTATTAACATACTAATGATTACTTTCTTTAATTTCAGCGGAAGACGAGGAAGAAATGGAAACGGACCAGAATGGCCTGTGAGAATGCGAATAGTGTTAAGAACAGATACATTTCCTTTACTTTAAGATATATTGTGTGCCGTTGAGCTGATAAGAACATACTACAATTATGCTGTAAGGTAGATACTACACAAACCTTATTTAGCGAAAGAACAGATACACACTTTCTTATTAGCGAAAcgattttttaataaatcaagTTTAAAGTCATTAAatcgttttatttcaaaattctTAATTTTATCATACAGTCATGtttctttaaatattaattCATTCGTTTAAGCGTAACCAGCACGCATTTCATGTCATATTACAttgatttaattataaatataatatatcagCTAAAAAAGCTACGTCCTTAGTCCTTACCACGAGTGTGACACTTCTATATTCGCTAAAGCTGAAATTATACTTGCATGTTATTCTGTGCTGTGCAAAGTAAATTAGTTGGGTCCAAAACTTGCAGGTCTAAATTCAGCTTCATCCGCGTAATTGGCTTTGTTTATATCTCGCTGACACAAATATACCTAAATCTATAGAAAGTAAAGTTACGGACAAGCGAAAACGTTAGCGTCAAACTAAAAAACATCAGAACTCCTTAGCAACTTGATAGAGTAACTCTTCATTCCCCGCATCTAACAACACAGTATACACCATGGGCAGAATGACCTGTCGACCAATAAGTTCTTTACCGTTGGCCGCTTGGTTGGTAGAATTGACAGCATGGAGTCGATTAGATCCTGTACACCTCGGTCGTACATCGTCAAGTCTATAGGATGTACACTTTCGCTCGTTATAGCTTTTACTAGGCCGACTAAAGTCTGAAAAAgagtaaaattactaaaatataatttttattgtagagtacgagttcataaatatgtgtattgTAACGAGTTACGGTCAAGAAATGTGCACAtaatttatgaactcgactgtacttttAAGAAATTGAGAATTTCCTTCGATTTCGAAAGTATCATCTTGGATACCTCTTCTCATCTACATTTATGTCCGTGACCGTACTTTGGTAGTTATGTCTGTAGCAGACAGGCCGCCCACgcgatggtaagcgatcactgccgcacATGGACACTCGaaaccaggggcccatttctctaACCTACAATTTAcaaggggcccatttctcaaaactaaaagttacaagcggaagtctctttagtagaggagtggaatgagaatttgtatgggggggggtcataataattcccacagaaccgaagtttggtttttttagttctttgtgtgtgtctttttgacatactaaaaatatagtaaaatacatgtaaaatatatttatgcaaaatgcgttttttcgaccgccaaaagttgatTTTCCaagatttttctcccgcggacgcgcgttatcctgcgagctagctgaggactgttaagggtgcctttccaccagagatgtgttatggatgcttctgatatccacaatcagcttagtcgaacccgttcctactagcgctacgctttgtgaacagtgaacatgattaGTGCGGATATCAAACAAtatcacgttgcgcatctctagtagaaaggtaccctaaagggccagcaacgcgcatgtggaggctctagattggcaggcgtcataggctaccgtaactgctaatcaccaggcggatcgtacccgtatttaccatggtgtgggacatatgaaaaaaattacattgctgaaatttatgttttaattacttcctttcatcaaatttatgatttttatcattttttattttaccaaaatagtaaaaaatatttatattactgctaaacatcaacgctataaaaaaatttgccgcctaattccccataagttgataccagagacgatttttaaattttaggattttttttccaggtttttttggcggtcgaaaaaacgcaatttgcataaatatattttactatatttttagtatgtcaaaaagacacacacaaagaactaaaaaaaccaaacttcggttctgtggtaattattatgaccccccaGGCTTTACCTCTACtactttccaacttgtcatattagacattgacagcCACTTGTAAATGGGCCTCTGTTCTGGCCCAattctacaagttacaatttgcaAGGGTTAGAGGTGCGTTGATtggatttgtttttattaatttcttGTAGATtagtgtttttaacccccgacgcaaaaacgaaggggtgttatgtttgacgtctgtctgtccgtctgtctgtctgtttgtctgtgtgtgtgtctgtctgtggcatcgtagctcccgaacggatgaaccgattttgatttatttttttttgtctgaaagctgagttagtcgggagtgttcttagccatgtttcatgaaaatcggtctactatgtcgcggtcgggggttttttcaaaattttaattttgtagttaggttatagACAGCTTACCTCTGATTCAAAAGGCCTTTTATGAGTGCACATTTCATACAATAAACACCCTAAAGCCCACACATCGCTTTTGGTATCATACGGTTTTCCTTCACATAGTTCTGGCGCCAAATAATAAGGAGTACCAATCACAGTTGAGGTTTTCTTAGCcctaaaaaataacattattagcaACGCCATCTTTTGGGAagaaaaatccatactaatattataaatgggaaagtaaatgtgtctgtttgtttgtccgtctttcacggcaaaacggagcgacgaattgacgtgttttttttaagcggagatagttgaagggatggagagtgacataggctactttttgtctctttctaacgcgagcgaagccgcaggcaaaagctagtagaataTATTTTTAGGAAGGATTACTTACGAAGCCAACATTTTCGAAATACCAAAGTCACCTATTTTGACCAAAATGCCATGTTTGCCGGTTAAGAGAATGTTATCTGCTTTTAAATCTCTGTGGATCACATTGAGACTATGTATGTAGTTGACGCCAAGCAGGATTTGTGACAAGAAGAACATTATTTCCTGGAACAGAGAGTTAGTAGGTAGTTAGGTTACCTACATACCAAAGACATTATGTAACTTTGTATAgtacggataaagtctaagaaataaacgtacctcaaagccctagagaaaaaggtacggtggcctagatggcgttacacctttggggaatgcgctaatattaatatttgacattttaacattatatcaagctaagaatatgggccaaattgtcaaaactgaggttcaaaagttttaaccttgtgtcaagagatggcagtctatggacTGTGATTaggtgattacacattttactttgacactaactctctataatactcgatcctctttgtacaCACatgacataatatattatgttaagTTCAGAGCAAGGATAATTTGTATCGTTCTTGGTTCAGAGGGATCACATTGGGTGAGGCTCGTATTGTGCATCACATTGTGATGTCGAAGTACAGCCAGAAACCCATAAGGGTGAAGAAAAGTTTCTGTCATgatcgctagatggcgctgttccaAGTAGTAAAAATCCTGAATCGCGCTGTTAAGATTTTTCTTGGGATAATAACCCCAGTTGTTGTGCAACTGAGATTTGAATTTGAAATAACGGAGAGAATGTAATTTACCTGCTGTTTAATTAATTTTGGATAGCGATGATACATGCATTCAGCCAGGTTACCACCCGTAGCATACTCCATGGATATCATAACATGTTGATCAGTGTAATAGCAATCATAGAATTTAATTATATTGGGGTGGTTCATAGCTGATAGGATAGCCACTTCATTTTCAATGTCCTGAAAAAATATAAGAACATGTATTATATGAAGAAACatttggcattgtaactaattcagataaaaaaaattaagattcaAAAATAATACACTCACTTTCTTATGATCTTGTATCTTTATGTCCAATTGTATATCTTTTACTATTGTAGCTAAATGAATATCACGCCTTTCgcataaaaatacatttctgAAACAGGAGTTTATCATAGAATCAAATATACTTACAGTGGTACCTAACTTCTTTAAAATAAACTGAAGTAGGTAAGAACGTAATGTTGcagaaattatttaaaaatagaaaGGTGATTCATTAAATTACGTACCCATAAGTGCCCTTTCCAAtggttttcaaaatatgtagaTTATGTTTTGTATACCTTGCTACAGTATCCATTTTAAAAAAGGAGTTCAAAATAAGCACGATGCAGGGTCGGTTTCTCAACGGTTATGTAACTTTTTTGTGTAGGAAGTACATATTGTATAGATTATTTTCCAACTACCCTCCTTCATACATTTAGGTGCCGAAGAGTGAAACTGTTGAAACACACCCAATTAACAGTAGAATAGgcgtgaaattaaaattttgtatgtgaattctaattttaatttgcGACCTTTTTCTACTGACATGTTCGCCTTGTCAGAGTATGTATGAACAAGTGAGTATAGTTTTGACTATTCTGTTCTGCGTGAAATGAAACGTTACATAAAATACAGCTGTCAAGCTGTCATATCATTTTGTCTATGGTCGATCAAAAATCTGGGGTATCGAACAAAACCCAGTTCATAAAAATCATTTTTAATTATTGGTTACCGAGTGTTTATTCACCTAAATCCCAGTCTGGCTAAACTTTAAACATGGGTCAGATCATGGGATCATTGAACGCTCGCGATGTGGGGCTCGTCATGGACGATAAGCCTACCTTCGACCCGCAAAGTGGTTTTACGAATGAGCGAAAACAACGAGGTATTCGTCTGATAAACTGGAAAATATACACTTAAATTGACTAAAAACAACGTAGTGCTTCAGTCACTGtcgatttttaataatttgttttgaTCTGGTTGAATTTTTAGTGCCTATtatataattgtttttgttCAGGTTATAACCACAAACTATGTTGATTTTACAGAAATGGTAGCAAAAGAGGAGGATTTAGTGTCCGCCCGAATCCCCCCGAAATTCCGTGATTACTGTGCCCACCATTTACTGGAATACCAAGTATGCAGATACGATAAGATGCCGATGCTTTACAAATGTGCCCatgaaaaacataattatctgaACTGTGAACAACAAGAGTAAGTATTGGTCTCTATTTGTTATATTTCTTTTGAAAGctgtttatttttactttaatttttaagtTCTGATTCTTTTAATTTCATCACGAAAATTATTGTGTGAGTATTTTTATGTGTGAATCTCGCAtattaatttcagtttatatagtttttattcatatttttggtTATAGATGCTGGATGAGTGATTATATAAACCTAAAATTGATTACGGAAACAATGTGTTGTCTTCTATGGACTTGCATGAACTCAAAATCCTTAACTTACTGTATAAAAGTAATAAGATGAAAATGAAGCACCGCtaaaagtacctacctcttttgTGTCACATGTATTTAGAAATCTATttattaatacctatattttaatCTGGTGGATATTTAGAATTTTCAGAAATTAGATTAatctttaatttaattaattttttcaAGTAGGATTATTTCACTCAGTATTTAATTTGTAGACATATTAGTTTTAGTCTTTACACATTCTGTACCAGTGACCTGATAGGGTTCTCtttttgttgttgttttttttttatatacagtATTTTGCATACTCATAGTCTCAACATGCTGACAATGCATTGAGTTAAACTGTTGGTATCATATTAACCTtgaaagaaaatattatatataaaaaaaaaaaaacaattttcagTTAAgtgttatattaatattttacagcTATGTTCTGCGCATGAAAGAATTTGAGCGTGAGCGTCGCCTGCGAAAACGTGAGCAGAGACTGGTTGGAGCCGCAGCATAAATCAGTGGAGGAAACAGTAgttttatttgttaaatatacaATTCATACTTGTGAATGTAAATAGATCATCAAATAAATTCTTgtttattactatttatttttaacctttgcaaaaataaaataattgaaaagaGAAAAGGAGCTattcaaatataattattcacATTAAACCTGCAGTAGTAGCCTTTTATTTTATAACAGTGAGTTTCTagaatttacatatttattttatacttcttATGACCATCATAGGATAGCcaacatagataaaaaaaaatgtcttcaaTTTTCAAAAAAGGGAAGGAAACGACTATTCAGGCCCTATCTGATTAATTCAGTGAAAAAGAAGAGATCTGACTCAAATGAGATAATAGTCGCGCCCCTTCTGTGTTATTGCCACAATCATCCCACAAGTTTCATACTAGGCTTTGGGAAACCCACTTTGTTAGTATAATTTTTTAGGGAAGATCTattatttttcaataatttttatacatattattctTAAATAAGTAAAATAGGCAGCGAAACCAAAGAGCATTTAATCACTAAGCGAAACCACATAAATTCAATATTGTATAGTTTACTATAAGCAATCATGAAAGCCAACATAACAAAAATAGTGACTTTGTTTTCGTCTCACAACATTTTTTACTTTTGCATTTTTGGTAAAGCTTATGCagtaaggctccccacagacagtcttaaaaattcataatcttaaaaaaaacttgtatgcaatctgacagttcaaactgacactgacaagacactgacagatttgaactgtctaagactgtctgtggggagcctaagtcTATGGTTTGCGGATGACAACActaaataaaatcaataatgttGCCATTgtctaaaaaaaaatgcttccgTAACTTATATATACGCAGCCACATGGACTACGGCTCATTCATTCTAGAACCATGTAACAAGAAACCCCTGGAAAAGTTAGACCTCATACAGGCTAAATGCCTAAGAATCATACTTGGTGCTATGAAGTCAACTGCAAAGAACGCCATGCAGGTGGAATGTGTCGAGCCTCCACTTGCACTTCGTAGACAGTATCTTGCCGATAGGTTCCTCATAAAGGCTCTCTCCAACTCCAATCACCTGCTGATCCCACGCTTGCGGTCTCTTGCTTTAACGGTCACTGAAAACACATATTGGATGCATAAGCCATTCCCTAACATCATAATAagtttttctaaattaaataatttaaacccTTTTATAATGTACAGCTCAGGAACAAACCCCATGTATGAATCAAAATTTGAAACTTTAATTTTCTCCCCTCATATCATTTTGGATCTGGGAATATACAAGGATGACCCAGGAGCGCAGAGTAAATTCAACAACCTCTTAAAAAAATGGCCAGGATACTTACCAGTGTTTACTGACGCTTCCAAAATAGATTCCGCAAATTGTGTTGGATCAGCAGTAGTGATTCCCAAATATAACATTGTCTTAATGTTCAAGTGCCCTCCACAGTCCTCGATATTTACAGGTGAAGCTGTTGCTATCTTAGAGGCTGTAGCATATGCTGACTCCCATAATATACAAAAAGTGATCATTTTCTCTGATAGCAGGAGTTGCCTTCAAGCTATTATGGGCAATCAGTTCAAAATGAAGACAAAGTACCCATTGATTCTGCAAATAAAGGCTTTGTTAAGAAAATGTGACACAAAGGGATTAAAAATTACTCTTGCATGGATACCCAGCCATTGTGGTATTGACGGTAATGAATCTGCAGACTCACGGGCAAAGAAAGCTATTGAGTTGGGATCACCAGGCTACAACAGTATATATAGTTCTGACCTTCTTAGCAATGCTCAAACTGATTTAGTCACCACATGGCAAAACCGTTGGAATTCTTCCAGACTGGTAGTAGGAAAACATTATGGGCGTATTCAACAGAAGATTACTCGTAAGCCATGGTTTTTCAGATTTCGTACTCAGCCAAAATGGGTTACCTCAACAATATGTCGGTTACGCCTAGGACCAGTTTGTACGCCTGTGTTCCTTGCTAAGATACATGTCCGGGATACTTCATTGTGCGAATGTGGGTTGGACGAAGGCACGGTAGATCACATTTTCTTTTCTTGTTCGAGATTCAATTACTCTTTGTATGACGTTTTACCTGTTACTATTCCGCGTCCTGTTAATTTCAATACACTTCTCGCTCTTATGGATCCTCCCTTAACGGCAATTCTAATTAAGTATATACACGTACATAACATAAAACTGTAAACTTCAGTCTTAGtcattgttaaaaatatgttGGTACAGTGTCATATGTGTTATgtaatatgttttgtttttgtctgtGTCGCCCATAACGTTGTTATTTTTTCGTTTTAGGTTCCCAACCTATCCTTCCAAAAACATTATCAAAATTGCACCGAACACTctcgttaaaaaataaaaaaaaagtcaaaagtcTTCACCTCGACATTGGCAGAATTCACCCCGCTTAAATTAGCGAGGAGTAAAagccatgaaaaaaaaaaaaaaaaaaaaaaaaaaaaaaaaaaaaaaaaaaaaaaaaaaaagattatgaatttttaagactgtctgtggggagcctaagtcTATGGTTTGCGGATGACAACActaaataaaatcaataatgttGCCATTgtctaaaaaaaaatgcttccgTAACTTACACCGTATTGATGTAAGTCAAGAAGGATGTGTTTTGTATCCCGGGTTATTTATGACGAGGTTAAAGTCTCGTGCACAATTCTATCAAATGACATGCAATTACACACCTTAAGTACAGAGGTCACTCAAGAGTCATCTGATAGCTTTTCTTGTGACATCTTCTGACAATTTTTGTAAACACACGCTTGTCGAATAGGCTATTTACTGCGGAAGTAATGGCTTCCCTAAAATTTAATTGCAGATATTATTTTGTAGTGATaattaacaattaaataaataacaatataatGTAATGTTTTCCGAATTGAGGAATTGCTAAAGGTGAATATTATAGGGTGTTATCCGGCTTATTTCAACTCTTATTTATACAATTTCTCTAAGCCGTGAAATAGCTACAAAGAACGTAAGGATCTCAAAGAGagatttgttatgtttgtttataatatataattataaacattttcaacgtttttaaaaataaaattgagctAAAGTTGTATGTGAATTGTTTTAGGGTAAGTTGTATGAGAATGGCATTTTGAGTACGAAATTCCCACTTGCATCGCGGGATATGAAAGAAAGATATTTGGATTTCGAAGCGTGAACGAGAAAACCATGAGTGACGGAAGCGGCAGCAGTTCTGGCAACAAGAGAAAAGGAAAGAGTCGCGATGAGGAGGGTTCTGACGAGGACACTTGGGACAGCGATGACGACGACGACACCATAGCCAGGATCCAGCGAGCGCACTTCGCCCAGGCCGCGGCCATGCGCGGCCGCCGGCGCTCCAACCCGCGCCCGCGGCCCATGAGCAACAAACGGAAACTAGAAGCAGTCAAACAATTCCACGATTTCacgaaaaaacttaaaaaagacACTGGTGTAACTATAAGAAGTCTTGTTGGTAACAATATATTAGAGTTAAGTGATTTTTCAAGTGAGGACAGTAAATCGGACAGTGACGGTTTGTCAGAGGAGGAGTTTGTGGTGAACCCAACTGCCGTTGAGGAGCTGAACCAGGAGGATGAGAGTTACATAGATCCAGAGACTGGTGATTTTGTACAAAGTAAGAAGAGTGTTGAGAAGCCGCCTAAACCTGCCAGTCCAGAGCCAGAGCTCGTGCCTGCCGTAGCGGAGTTACCTGAGGAGAAAAAAACATTATCTATAAGTGATATTATTAGTGATGGTGACTTAGATTTAACTAAAAATGTGGAGATTTCAGAAGTGGAAGAGAGTGAGTTGTGTCCAGAAAAGGCAGAAGAGTTATTAGACATGAAAAATGAGGGGGATAGTCAAGATTTTGATATTACAGAGAAGTTGAAGGAAATGGGTGAGATTAGTGTTAAGCCAATAAAGAAAGATGATGAAGAAGACAAACCACCTAGTGAGGAAGATAAGAACGCTGAGGCTGATGatgatgtaagtattatttgtatttcatacaaaCATAACCTAAAAGTACCTATATTTGCTGTTTCTTTAGTACATGATGCAATAATGTTTGGTATGTATAATAAAGGGGGGTCAAAAGTGGGtcgaaacggttcgtgtaaataGTGCACGGCATGCGCGCGGCCTGTTGCTGGAACATGGCCTGCGCACACCCCGCTTAGATCCTGTAAAGCTGAATGTAAGGGATAACCAACTTTTGACCCACCATTTTGAGTGTTGCATATTTCATAAGGTCTCTGAGTTAGCAAACAAGTTGGCTTCTAATATCCACTGTTTGTTAGGTTTCCTTTATAGTTTATAGTTTTCAACCTCATTTAGTAAAAAAGATTATTTGTAATGGGTTAAAAACAAAGAAGAAACATTCAAATAATCCACCTAATATATTTAGCTATAATTTGTATTTATTCAATGCTTAATGAAACAGCCAACCAAACCAGCATTTAAcacatacaaaatacaaaaatgtatACTACAAAAGGCTACAAGGGCTCTTTTAGAAGCCAATAGAACAttacatgaaaaaaaacacattaagatataaatgcaatagttaatacctggggcccatttctcaaaactgaaaggtACAAGTTACAggtggaagtctctttccaacttgtcatattagacattgactaccgcttgtaactttcagttttgagaaatgagcCCCTGGAGTGGGTAAACATTGCATTTCAACTGTGCGAAACATTAAAAAGGGCTATACCATCACATAATCCATatgttttcttatttatagaagAAACAAAATAGCAACGCGCTCAACATGAGACGAAACATCCGAGACGTGATGGATGAGAAGAATCTGGATGCATCCACCCTGGCTGCTCAGCGGCAGGAGTCGGAGCGTCTCGCGAGAGTCCAGGAGCAACAGAGAATCATCAGAGAGGTAAATATTacgattttaatagttatttaatttacaagggggcaaagtttttCTTTAACTGCtcatgccaatattgatacacgGGCAAGCAAAAGATTTCAAcagtcttgtggataaaattcaaCTTTCTCAATTATTTTCGAAGAATCTAAAGAGCCTTCAccagttggtgtgatgaaaaacatttttataggtAAACCTATAAAAAATGATGCAATCCGAAATAGGACTTTACAATATAGTCAATATagttgatagctcaccgctgggcgagtaactataaacatcgccgtgtctcttttatttacgcgggagtgattatcttttgttcgtttttatagccgatagctcatagtttactagctcgcggtgggaccagtgcctaaaggtGACAAATATAGTTCAATTTgcaaatagataaataatagAAAACTACTTGTAGGATGAATGACTGATGCTTGTGCCTGCTTTTGGAGATCTACAATTAGTGTTCAGTGTAGTAGAGGTCTTCTTTTATCTGAAAATAATATCAAAGAAGGTCCCAAGAAACCAGTAGCAGATTGTGTTTCTGCTTTACACTATTGACTTGAGCTCCATATGTAAATGTATTGTGTAtccactgaaaacgcgtgccATATATGACCAATGTACactctttaatataataatacaaaaaaagtaaaacatggaaaaaaatgagtAGTTGAAAATGGCCCCCAGTCATACTTGTCCACGctataccttattttttttcaattgctGTACAGACTTGAATCATTTGTTCATTATTTTTCAGGTACAAAGACAAATAGCGATAAACCGACAGAACAAAATCCACCAGAAAACATTGTCACTATTGCAAGGAGGCTCTTCCATATTGAAGAAAGGGCCTGGACAAAAACTCAAGTATGTATTTCGAAACATATTATATTTGTACTTAGATAATTATGCATTATATTAGGCAAGGCTGCGGATTCACAAAGCTGTGCACAGAGGCGCATGGAAGGATGGGATTTTGAAACCAATCAGTGGGGCAAGATTTTACTACATACAAACCATGATGATATTGATACAATGCTAAATAAAAAACGTTCTTGCCAACATCATGCTGTTGCCTCGTAATGCTCA of Leguminivora glycinivorella isolate SPB_JAAS2020 chromosome 5, LegGlyc_1.1, whole genome shotgun sequence contains these proteins:
- the LOC125226731 gene encoding serine/threonine-protein kinase Nek8-like, encoding MDTVARYTKHNLHILKTIGKGTYGNVFLCERRDIHLATIVKDIQLDIKIQDHKKDIENEVAILSAMNHPNIIKFYDCYYTDQHVMISMEYATGGNLAECMYHRYPKLIKQQEIMFFLSQILLGVNYIHSLNVIHRDLKADNILLTGKHGILVKIGDFGISKMLASAKKTSTVIGTPYYLAPELCEGKPYDTKSDVWALGCLLYEMCTHKRPFESETLVGLVKAITSESVHPIDLTMYDRGVQDLIDSMLSILPTKRPTVKNLLVDRSFCPWCILCC
- the LOC125226423 gene encoding helicase ARIP4-like; the protein is MSDGSGSSSGNKRKGKSRDEEGSDEDTWDSDDDDDTIARIQRAHFAQAAAMRGRRRSNPRPRPMSNKRKLEAVKQFHDFTKKLKKDTGVTIRSLVGNNILELSDFSSEDSKSDSDGLSEEEFVVNPTAVEELNQEDESYIDPETGDFVQSKKSVEKPPKPASPEPELVPAVAELPEEKKTLSISDIISDGDLDLTKNVEISEVEESELCPEKAEELLDMKNEGDSQDFDITEKLKEMGEISVKPIKKDDEEDKPPSEEDKNAEADDDKKQNSNALNMRRNIRDVMDEKNLDASTLAAQRQESERLARVQEQQRIIREVQRQIAINRQNKIHQKTLSLLQGGSSILKKGPGQKLNLPNTVLVKLPSGEMKKTTMRSGQVEVTKLPKPTTSGAAKSMKPDQKTDKKEQVVEIVDSSSGEDSSSSASDSDDCIIMLSGDSIESTVCMHKTQETTGLHVKDAYNTPDEQGRVLINLGHPENEEDIFLAPQIARVIKPHQIGGVRFLFDNIIESTERFSTSTGFGCILAHSMGLGKPCKSCASATYFYGILARKLCYVAEFNMWLPTDAATSPLAAHGEVRPRNFPIYVLNDSHKTLQMRAKVVKDWTTTGGVLMIGYELYRLLSMKKDKKPRKKKKPSSRPKRKRGKNERRTKIKWTLLMRTLRYVKRCF
- the LOC125226733 gene encoding NADH dehydrogenase [ubiquinone] 1 beta subcomplex subunit 7, translating into MGQIMGSLNARDVGLVMDDKPTFDPQSGFTNERKQREMVAKEEDLVSARIPPKFRDYCAHHLLEYQVCRYDKMPMLYKCAHEKHNYLNCEQQDYVLRMKEFERERRLRKREQRLVGAAA